A stretch of the Archangium violaceum genome encodes the following:
- a CDS encoding YgaP family membrane protein gives MARLSWSARGTTFRLDEHVAGRFGMDARLEQLLTPRHERVRRHGPEKTNEEILRETRERLAGYEDRPLDEVELRLEELEREWDLERALQVGAAVGSLVGLALGVKGSRKWLLVPGVVAGLLLQYGLTGWCPPVWGLRLLKYRTRGEIEAERLVLRVRRGDFRGMDEAHSASSEGPGWG, from the coding sequence GTGGCCCGTTTGTCGTGGAGCGCCCGAGGCACCACCTTCCGGCTGGACGAGCACGTCGCAGGGAGGTTCGGCATGGACGCCAGGCTGGAGCAGCTCCTCACGCCCCGTCATGAGCGGGTGCGCCGTCATGGGCCGGAGAAGACCAACGAGGAAATCCTGAGGGAAACGCGCGAGCGGCTCGCCGGGTACGAGGACCGGCCGTTGGACGAGGTGGAGTTGCGATTGGAGGAGTTGGAGCGTGAGTGGGACCTCGAGCGTGCGTTGCAGGTGGGCGCGGCGGTGGGGTCGCTGGTGGGGTTGGCGCTGGGCGTGAAGGGGAGCCGGAAGTGGTTGCTGGTGCCGGGGGTGGTGGCGGGTCTGCTGCTGCAGTACGGGCTGACGGGGTGGTGTCCGCCGGTCTGGGGGTTGCGTCTGTTGAAGTACAGGACGCGGGGTGAGATCGAAGCGGAGCGGCTCGTGCTGCGGGTTCGTCGAGGCGACTTCCGGGGAATGGACGAGGCGCATTCGGCGAGTTCGGAGGGGCCGGGCTGGGGCTGA
- a CDS encoding CsbD family protein: MGEWMDKLKGRVKESVGTATGDRELEAEGKKDTRKGEVKGKVEEVKRVIKDADDEVKGRREP, from the coding sequence ATGGGTGAGTGGATGGACAAGCTGAAGGGGCGGGTGAAGGAGTCGGTGGGCACGGCCACGGGTGACCGCGAGCTGGAAGCCGAGGGAAAGAAGGACACGCGCAAGGGCGAGGTGAAGGGAAAGGTCGAGGAGGTGAAGCGTGTCATCAAGGACGCGGATGACGAGGTGAAGGGCCGGCGGGAGCCGTAG